One part of the Sorangiineae bacterium MSr11954 genome encodes these proteins:
- a CDS encoding C1 family peptidase, with translation MPVLDIQTLTADLSHARARWQPRHTGHSNLSDAAKKNLLGVVVDPAALAAAMAPQASAAPNFAPAVDWRNRNGNHVTPVKDQGGCGSCVSFCTTATVESMASIEKGQRLDLSEADLHFCSSHGANCNGWWPDQAIAQVKVRGIPDEGSFPYSAAFEAPPPNPKCIVVPGRDEKAVKVTTSGTLSNVVDRKNYLTNVGPCCAVMHVFNDFFSYASGVYHHVNGADMGLHCVQVIGYSEAESCWICKNSWGSSWGNGGYFKIAYGEAGIDTEFPFWTAQGVVLPSGRGWQGWENLGGQITSKPSAVSWGPNRIDVVARGLDSAVWHRWWDGSAWRGWESLGGQIQGAPAICAWASGRLDIFAVGLDHRLYHKWYQGGWSGWESLGGTLSSDPAAVSWGPNRIDVFAKGMDQAMWHLWWDGTGWHGWESLGGGLSSAPAVSSWSANRLDTFVRGCDMHLWHKWWDGSRWSNWEDLGGVLSDGPGAESWGPNRIDVFYPGQNSHMWHKWWDGSRWSGEEDLGGTLSSGVGTSSWAEGRLDCFVEGTDSAMYHKWYVR, from the coding sequence ATGCCTGTTCTCGACATTCAGACATTGACGGCGGACCTCTCGCACGCGCGCGCGCGGTGGCAGCCCCGACACACCGGTCACTCCAACTTGAGCGACGCGGCCAAGAAGAACCTGCTCGGGGTCGTGGTCGACCCGGCGGCCCTGGCGGCAGCCATGGCACCGCAGGCCTCCGCCGCGCCCAACTTTGCGCCCGCCGTCGATTGGCGGAATCGCAATGGAAATCATGTCACGCCCGTAAAGGACCAAGGCGGCTGCGGCTCGTGCGTCTCGTTTTGCACGACCGCCACCGTGGAGTCGATGGCCTCGATCGAGAAAGGGCAGCGGCTCGATCTCTCGGAGGCCGATTTGCATTTCTGTTCGAGCCATGGCGCGAACTGCAACGGGTGGTGGCCGGACCAGGCCATCGCGCAGGTGAAGGTGCGCGGCATCCCCGACGAAGGCTCGTTCCCGTATTCGGCCGCCTTCGAGGCGCCGCCGCCCAACCCCAAGTGCATCGTCGTTCCGGGCCGGGACGAGAAGGCTGTCAAAGTCACGACCTCGGGCACCCTCTCCAATGTGGTGGATCGCAAGAATTACCTGACCAACGTGGGGCCGTGCTGTGCGGTCATGCACGTGTTCAATGATTTCTTCTCCTATGCGAGCGGCGTTTATCATCATGTGAACGGCGCGGACATGGGGCTGCACTGCGTTCAGGTGATTGGCTATTCGGAGGCCGAGAGCTGTTGGATCTGCAAAAACTCCTGGGGCTCGAGCTGGGGCAACGGCGGCTATTTCAAAATTGCGTACGGCGAGGCCGGCATCGACACCGAGTTTCCCTTCTGGACGGCGCAGGGCGTCGTGCTGCCATCGGGGCGCGGCTGGCAAGGATGGGAGAACCTGGGCGGGCAGATCACCTCCAAGCCCAGCGCGGTGTCGTGGGGACCGAACCGCATCGATGTGGTGGCGCGCGGCCTCGACTCCGCGGTGTGGCATCGCTGGTGGGATGGCTCCGCGTGGCGAGGTTGGGAGTCGCTCGGCGGCCAGATCCAGGGCGCCCCGGCGATTTGCGCGTGGGCCAGCGGCCGGCTCGATATTTTCGCGGTGGGGCTCGATCATCGCCTCTACCACAAGTGGTATCAGGGCGGCTGGAGCGGATGGGAGAGCCTGGGCGGGACCTTGTCCTCGGACCCCGCGGCCGTCTCGTGGGGACCCAATCGCATCGATGTATTTGCCAAAGGCATGGATCAGGCGATGTGGCATCTCTGGTGGGACGGCACCGGCTGGCACGGTTGGGAGAGCCTGGGAGGCGGCTTGAGCTCGGCCCCCGCCGTCTCGTCGTGGAGCGCCAATCGATTGGATACTTTCGTGCGCGGCTGCGATATGCACCTATGGCATAAATGGTGGGACGGCTCGCGCTGGAGCAACTGGGAAGATCTGGGCGGCGTTCTGTCCGATGGACCGGGCGCGGAGTCGTGGGGGCCCAATCGCATCGACGTATTCTATCCCGGTCAAAATTCGCATATGTGGCACAAGTGGTGGGATGGCTCGCGCTGGAGCGGCGAAGAAGACCTGGGCGGCACGTTGAGCTCGGGCGTTGGCACCAGCTCGTGGGCGGAGGGCCGGCTCGATTGCTTCGTGGAAGGCACGGATTCGGCCATGTACCATAAGTGGTACGTTCGATAA
- a CDS encoding protease inhibitor I42 family protein, protein MTPQTVTAAAGEEFAVRVESNPTTGYVWKVHALPDGVELLSSEYEHEVGPGHPGRPGTQIFRFRALEPGEHAIDLTLERPWEAKAIDSLAVTVKVI, encoded by the coding sequence GTGACACCGCAGACCGTCACCGCGGCCGCCGGCGAGGAGTTCGCCGTGCGCGTCGAATCGAACCCCACGACGGGATACGTGTGGAAGGTGCACGCGCTCCCGGACGGGGTCGAGCTCCTGTCGAGCGAATACGAGCACGAGGTGGGCCCGGGTCATCCGGGCCGGCCCGGTACGCAGATCTTTCGATTTCGTGCCCTCGAACCGGGGGAGCATGCCATCGATTTGACGCTCGAGCGGCCTTGGGAGGCCAAGGCCATCGATTCGTTGGCGGTGACCGTAAAGGTCATTTGA
- a CDS encoding TetR/AcrR family transcriptional regulator, protein MNAKAVQKERTHNAILASASKLLRTRGIAGANIVDIMKGTGLTVGGFYAHFASKDALVADVLRQALGEMSALLFDGLEEDGSSERLKKMLRRYLTPKHRDNPEMGCPLPAVASELSTTAAVPEHRECLADELSKWAAEMGDRAPTVDQISPRHLGLALIAVMFGGLCLSRAVAGTRLSDEILRACKSFGQLGVAASLGERS, encoded by the coding sequence ATGAATGCAAAAGCGGTGCAGAAAGAGCGTACGCACAACGCGATACTCGCCTCAGCCTCGAAGCTTTTGCGCACCCGCGGAATCGCAGGGGCCAACATCGTCGACATCATGAAAGGGACGGGTCTGACCGTCGGGGGCTTTTATGCCCATTTCGCGTCGAAAGACGCCCTCGTGGCCGACGTGCTCCGTCAAGCATTGGGGGAAATGAGCGCGCTCCTCTTCGATGGGCTCGAAGAGGACGGGTCATCCGAGCGGCTCAAAAAGATGCTCCGGCGGTATTTGACCCCCAAACATCGCGATAATCCCGAAATGGGCTGTCCGCTCCCGGCCGTCGCGAGCGAGCTCTCCACCACCGCGGCGGTGCCCGAACATCGCGAATGCCTCGCCGACGAGCTCTCGAAGTGGGCCGCTGAAATGGGCGATCGAGCGCCCACCGTCGACCAAATTTCCCCGCGCCACCTGGGCCTCGCGCTCATCGCGGTGATGTTCGGAGGCCTCTGCCTGTCGCGCGCGGTCGCAGGAACGCGCCTTTCGGATGAAATCCTGCGTGCTTGCAAATCGTTCGGGCAGCTCGGGGTCGCCGCCTCGTTGGGTGAGCGTTCGTAG
- a CDS encoding alpha/beta hydrolase, giving the protein MATDNRNPFATRAAVTLVHLGVRGLSAVAPRFVEKKAASFFFTPRPKRRKSKLPNGESRAFRVPFQSGFIAAWEEGPAHAPVVLLVHGWEADARQLDPFVGPLLRAGFRIVRFDQPAHGLSSGKHASVVDFRDAVRRMGEHLGALHAIVGHSVGATASALAVADGLRVDRVALIAPVREPGGVLGRIADSLGLAPARRHGMLELVRGRIGSFEALDVALRARDRSQPALIVHAKNDRMIPFEEGEAIAAAWPGAQLLAPPSLGHRRILKDDAVIAAAIEFVARGREIRA; this is encoded by the coding sequence ATGGCCACCGACAACCGGAACCCGTTCGCCACCCGAGCGGCCGTCACCCTCGTCCATCTCGGCGTCCGCGGATTGAGCGCGGTGGCGCCGCGCTTCGTGGAGAAGAAGGCGGCGTCGTTCTTCTTCACCCCGCGGCCCAAACGGCGAAAGTCGAAGCTCCCGAACGGGGAGTCGCGCGCGTTCCGCGTGCCCTTTCAATCCGGTTTCATCGCGGCCTGGGAAGAGGGGCCCGCCCACGCGCCCGTGGTCTTGCTGGTGCACGGCTGGGAGGCCGACGCGCGTCAATTGGATCCCTTCGTGGGCCCGCTCCTCCGCGCCGGCTTTCGCATCGTGCGCTTCGATCAGCCGGCGCACGGCCTGTCCTCGGGCAAACATGCGTCGGTGGTCGACTTTCGCGACGCGGTGAGGCGCATGGGCGAGCACCTCGGCGCGTTGCATGCCATCGTCGGCCACTCGGTGGGGGCCACCGCCTCGGCGCTGGCCGTCGCCGATGGCTTGCGTGTCGATCGCGTGGCTTTGATCGCACCGGTTCGTGAGCCGGGCGGGGTCCTCGGCCGCATCGCCGACTCCCTCGGCCTCGCGCCGGCGCGCCGCCATGGCATGCTCGAGCTGGTGCGCGGCCGCATCGGATCGTTCGAGGCGCTCGACGTCGCCCTGCGCGCCCGCGATCGCTCCCAGCCCGCGTTGATCGTCCACGCCAAAAACGACCGGATGATTCCCTTCGAAGAGGGCGAGGCGATCGCGGCGGCGTGGCCAGGTGCCCAGTTGTTGGCGCCGCCCAGCCTGGGACACCGGCGAATCCTGAAAGACGACGCGGTGATAGCCGCGGCAATCGAGTTTGTCGCACGCGGCCGCGAGATCCGTGCATAA
- a CDS encoding SDR family oxidoreductase, whose product MNIEGSVVFVTGANRGIGRAVVDAFVQAGASRVYAATRSPQAGDNPKVVPIELDVTDSKAIQAAAEKAGDTQILINNAGILAAQPLLGATDPEAAEREMRTNYFGTLYVTRAFAPVLKRNGGGAIVNLLSILSHMNMPHVGSYCTSKAALLSLTQGIRGELARQGTFVAGILPAFVDTDMAKRVTLPKLSPQAVAESVLTAIREGKEEVYPGAASDIVAQIQRDSKAVERQFASMFRPPA is encoded by the coding sequence ATGAATATCGAAGGCAGCGTGGTGTTCGTAACGGGGGCCAATCGTGGCATCGGCCGTGCCGTCGTGGACGCGTTCGTGCAGGCGGGCGCCTCGCGCGTCTACGCGGCGACGCGCAGCCCGCAGGCGGGGGACAACCCCAAGGTCGTTCCCATCGAGCTCGACGTCACCGACTCGAAGGCCATCCAAGCGGCCGCGGAGAAGGCGGGGGACACGCAGATCCTCATCAACAACGCGGGGATCCTGGCCGCGCAGCCGCTCCTCGGAGCGACGGATCCGGAGGCGGCCGAGCGCGAAATGCGCACCAATTATTTCGGTACGCTCTATGTGACCCGCGCGTTCGCGCCGGTCCTGAAGCGCAATGGCGGCGGCGCCATCGTCAATTTGCTTTCGATTCTATCGCATATGAACATGCCGCACGTCGGCTCGTATTGCACGTCGAAGGCGGCGCTGCTCTCGCTCACCCAGGGCATTCGCGGTGAGCTCGCGCGTCAAGGGACGTTCGTGGCCGGCATTCTGCCCGCCTTCGTAGACACCGATATGGCCAAACGCGTCACCCTCCCCAAGTTGTCGCCCCAGGCCGTAGCCGAAAGCGTCCTGACCGCGATTCGCGAGGGCAAAGAGGAAGTGTACCCCGGCGCGGCGAGTGATATCGTGGCTCAAATCCAACGCGATTCGAAGGCCGTGGAGCGGCAATTCGCATCCATGTTTCGTCCGCCCGCCTGA
- a CDS encoding aromatic ring-hydroxylating dioxygenase subunit alpha, whose protein sequence is MLIRNAWYAAALCNEIKSEELFARTLLNDKIVFYRTSEGKVAALEDRCIHRQVPLSKGRLKGDQIECWYHGLRYEPSGKCVHIPSQRTIPARACVRTYPVAEKYGWVWLWMGDPAQADEALVPDHWPCTSPEFAGEMSYFHINTDYRLAVDNLLDLSHIAYVHPKTIVSQAVAEATPEITVKENEVRVRRTLRNETTPPLLKQMMGLDHIDRVQEVVYWPVANTRVETFAHPPGRPEGPVLRLFTTSMFTPETNDSIHAWVGMHRDFALGHPKLTEAITKEVIVTVLEDKDVTEHLQNNWKNDAPLIHLAVDRAAFAAREILERLYTRENATRTDTKRYLVSGEHGTSGP, encoded by the coding sequence ATGCTCATTCGGAACGCTTGGTACGCCGCGGCGTTATGCAACGAAATCAAATCGGAGGAGCTGTTCGCGCGCACGCTCTTGAATGACAAGATCGTGTTCTATCGAACCTCCGAGGGAAAGGTGGCCGCCCTGGAGGATCGCTGCATCCACCGCCAGGTGCCCCTCTCCAAAGGCCGCCTCAAGGGCGATCAAATCGAGTGTTGGTACCACGGGCTGCGCTACGAGCCGAGCGGCAAGTGCGTTCATATTCCCAGCCAGCGCACCATCCCGGCGCGCGCCTGCGTGCGAACGTATCCGGTGGCCGAGAAGTACGGGTGGGTGTGGCTCTGGATGGGCGATCCCGCGCAGGCCGATGAGGCGCTGGTGCCCGACCATTGGCCGTGCACGTCGCCCGAGTTCGCCGGTGAGATGAGCTATTTTCATATCAACACCGACTACCGGCTCGCCGTCGACAACCTGCTCGACCTCTCGCACATCGCCTATGTGCACCCGAAGACCATCGTGTCTCAGGCGGTGGCCGAGGCCACCCCGGAGATCACCGTCAAGGAGAACGAGGTGCGCGTCCGCCGCACCCTCCGCAACGAGACCACGCCGCCGCTGCTCAAGCAGATGATGGGGCTCGACCACATCGACCGCGTTCAAGAGGTCGTCTATTGGCCCGTCGCCAACACCCGGGTCGAGACCTTCGCGCACCCGCCGGGCCGCCCCGAGGGCCCCGTCTTGCGCCTCTTCACCACGTCCATGTTCACCCCCGAGACGAACGACTCGATCCACGCGTGGGTGGGCATGCACCGCGATTTCGCGCTCGGGCACCCCAAGCTCACCGAGGCGATCACCAAGGAGGTCATCGTCACGGTGCTCGAAGACAAGGACGTGACCGAGCACCTGCAGAACAATTGGAAGAACGACGCGCCCCTCATCCACCTGGCGGTCGATCGGGCAGCCTTCGCCGCGCGCGAAATCCTGGAGCGGCTCTACACCCGCGAAAATGCGACGCGCACCGATACCAAACGCTACTTGGTGTCGGGCGAACACGGTACGTCCGGCCCGTGA
- a CDS encoding GMC oxidoreductase, whose protein sequence is MVRSIWMTATAAVCVLVATDGAAAEPCESVDYPAIVVGSGYGGSVAAAYLGQARIKTLVLERGRDWTVRDPTTNATFATLDTVTAPGGDVRSTWMNTKCVGNSYLAFGGPFTCPVGTGILEELDDSTAHRDASPALRVNGVKVLVASGVGGGSLVNNGVTFEPTKQGWDAAFPPSELPFMQQVWSDLAARHFQRASQRLGASPTPGDILDTEYYRGTRLMSAFAGAAGYPQETASDPSTLTFGHTNAPTIVDWNKVRDEISGSRVPAFIQGETYWGNNSGAKKSLDKPQGYLGRAVATGNVVVKPLHTVTGITYDPRTRVYSVAVTRTDEAYNVLETRTFTTHHLFMAAGSVGTTKLLVRARDTGALPNLNAHVGTRWNTNGDMAHFRFVSSTPLPQGGPAGEKITDFRDAQNPVVIEAPPLRAPSFFASDPRFQPFLGAMLTIAFGVPTGKGTFHYEPSSDTVVLDWPADGAANVYNRVTGLLSDPAFPGTPFILPQARSQGTSFHPLGGVPLGLATDAYCGLRGYRGLYAVDGAIVPGASAVANPTLLITALAERCMAQLTPRIALEESEAR, encoded by the coding sequence ATGGTGCGTTCGATCTGGATGACCGCGACCGCGGCCGTATGTGTGTTGGTAGCGACGGATGGCGCAGCCGCCGAGCCGTGTGAGTCCGTCGATTACCCGGCCATCGTCGTCGGGAGCGGCTACGGTGGCTCGGTCGCCGCCGCGTACCTGGGGCAAGCGCGCATCAAGACCTTGGTGCTCGAGCGCGGCCGCGATTGGACGGTGCGCGATCCCACCACCAACGCCACCTTCGCCACCCTCGACACGGTCACCGCCCCCGGCGGCGACGTCCGCAGCACCTGGATGAACACCAAGTGCGTCGGCAACTCGTACCTGGCGTTCGGCGGCCCATTCACGTGTCCGGTCGGCACCGGCATCCTCGAGGAGCTCGACGATTCCACGGCGCACCGCGATGCCTCGCCCGCGCTCCGCGTGAACGGCGTAAAGGTCCTGGTGGCGTCCGGCGTGGGCGGTGGCTCGCTCGTCAACAACGGCGTGACCTTCGAGCCCACCAAGCAAGGCTGGGACGCCGCCTTTCCCCCCAGCGAGCTGCCGTTCATGCAGCAGGTCTGGTCCGATCTCGCGGCGCGCCACTTTCAGCGCGCATCGCAGCGCCTCGGGGCCTCGCCGACCCCGGGCGATATCCTCGACACCGAGTACTACCGGGGCACCCGGCTCATGTCGGCCTTCGCCGGCGCCGCCGGCTACCCGCAGGAGACGGCGAGCGATCCCTCGACCCTGACCTTCGGCCACACCAACGCGCCCACCATCGTCGACTGGAACAAAGTCCGCGACGAAATCTCCGGCAGCCGCGTGCCGGCGTTCATCCAAGGCGAGACGTACTGGGGCAACAACAGCGGCGCGAAGAAGTCGCTCGACAAGCCGCAAGGGTACTTGGGGCGCGCGGTCGCCACTGGAAACGTGGTGGTGAAGCCGCTCCACACCGTGACCGGAATCACCTACGATCCCCGCACGCGCGTCTACTCGGTCGCGGTCACCCGCACGGACGAAGCGTACAACGTCTTGGAGACGCGGACCTTCACCACGCACCACCTGTTCATGGCGGCGGGCTCGGTGGGGACCACCAAGCTCCTGGTGCGTGCACGCGATACCGGCGCGCTCCCCAACCTGAACGCGCACGTCGGCACGCGCTGGAACACCAACGGCGATATGGCGCATTTCCGCTTCGTCAGCTCCACGCCATTGCCGCAGGGCGGCCCCGCCGGCGAAAAGATCACCGACTTCCGTGACGCGCAGAACCCCGTGGTCATCGAGGCACCCCCGCTGCGCGCGCCCTCGTTCTTCGCCTCCGATCCGCGCTTTCAACCCTTCCTCGGCGCCATGCTGACCATCGCGTTCGGCGTCCCCACCGGCAAAGGAACCTTTCACTACGAGCCCTCGAGCGACACCGTGGTCCTCGACTGGCCCGCGGACGGCGCGGCGAACGTCTACAATCGCGTGACGGGCCTCCTCTCCGATCCGGCGTTCCCCGGCACGCCCTTCATCCTGCCGCAGGCGCGCTCGCAGGGCACGTCGTTCCACCCCTTGGGCGGCGTACCGCTCGGGTTGGCCACCGACGCCTACTGCGGACTTCGCGGCTACCGCGGCTTGTACGCCGTCGATGGCGCCATCGTCCCCGGGGCCTCCGCGGTGGCCAACCCCACCTTGCTCATCACGGCCTTGGCCGAGCGATGCATGGCGCAGCTCACCCCCCGGATCGCCCTCGAAGAATCGGAGGCTCGCTGA